A single window of Fusobacterium sp. DD2 DNA harbors:
- the ahpC gene encoding alkyl hydroperoxide reductase subunit C, with translation MALIGKKIGEFKATAYQNENFIEITDKDLLGKWSAVVFYPADFTFVCPTELEDLAEHYEKFKAEGCEVYSVSTDTHFVHKAWHDTSDRIKKIKFPMVGDPTGKLSREFEVLIEEEGLALRGSFIINPEGVIVAYEVHDTSIGREASELLRKLQAAKFVAEHGEVCPAKWHPGSDTIKPTIDLVGKL, from the coding sequence ATGGCATTAATAGGAAAGAAAATCGGAGAGTTTAAAGCAACAGCTTATCAAAATGAAAATTTTATCGAAATTACAGATAAGGACCTTTTAGGTAAATGGTCAGCAGTAGTTTTCTATCCAGCAGACTTTACATTTGTATGTCCTACTGAGCTGGAAGATTTAGCAGAACACTATGAAAAATTTAAAGCTGAAGGATGCGAAGTATACTCAGTTTCAACAGATACTCACTTTGTACACAAAGCATGGCATGATACCTCAGATAGAATTAAAAAAATTAAATTCCCTATGGTAGGAGATCCAACTGGAAAACTTTCTAGAGAATTTGAAGTATTAATAGAAGAGGAAGGACTTGCATTAAGAGGAAGCTTCATTATCAATCCTGAAGGAGTTATTGTTGCATATGAAGTACATGACACTTCTATTGGAAGAGAAGCAAGTGAACTTCTAAGAAAATTACAGGCAGCAAAATTTGTTGCAGAACATGGAGAGGTTTGTCCAGCTAAATGGCATCCAGGTTCAGATACTATCAAACCTACAATTGATTTAGTAGGAAAACTATAA
- a CDS encoding ABC transporter ATP-binding protein, whose amino-acid sequence MSKTILSAKDISITFGALKAVTDFNLEIKENELVGLIGPNGAGKTTVFNILTGVYSATSGTYIFNGKEIKKTPTYKLVKSGLARTFQNIRLFKYMTVLENVLVANNFNMKYGIFTGTFRLPGFWKEEKIAKDKAMELLKIFGLDKFANTAAGNLPYGQQRKLEIARAMATNPKLLLLDEPAAGMNPTETDELMKTIKLIRDKFGIAILLIEHDMKLVLGICERLLVLDHGTLIAQGDPQEVVNNPTVVTAYLGKDDEDEVESK is encoded by the coding sequence ATGAGTAAGACAATACTTAGTGCTAAAGATATTTCAATTACATTTGGAGCCTTAAAAGCTGTAACTGATTTTAACCTTGAGATAAAAGAAAATGAGCTTGTTGGACTGATTGGTCCAAATGGAGCAGGAAAGACCACTGTATTTAATATTTTAACTGGAGTTTATTCTGCAACATCTGGAACATATATATTTAATGGAAAAGAGATAAAAAAGACTCCTACATATAAACTGGTTAAAAGTGGTCTTGCAAGAACTTTCCAAAATATCCGTCTATTTAAATATATGACTGTACTTGAAAATGTATTGGTAGCTAATAACTTCAATATGAAATATGGTATTTTTACTGGGACATTTAGACTACCTGGTTTTTGGAAAGAGGAGAAAATAGCAAAGGATAAAGCAATGGAGCTTCTTAAAATATTTGGCCTTGATAAATTTGCCAATACCGCAGCTGGAAATCTTCCATATGGACAACAACGTAAACTTGAAATAGCCAGAGCTATGGCAACAAATCCAAAGCTTTTACTTTTAGATGAACCTGCAGCTGGTATGAACCCAACAGAAACTGATGAACTTATGAAAACTATAAAGCTTATAAGGGATAAATTTGGAATAGCAATTTTATTAATTGAGCATGATATGAAGCTTGTACTTGGTATCTGCGAAAGATTACTTGTTTTAGACCATGGGACTTTAATTGCCCAGGGAGACCCACAGGAAGTAGTAAATAATCCAACAGTTGTAACTGCTTATCTGGGAAAAGATGATGAAGATGAGGTGGAAAGTAAATAA
- a CDS encoding ABC transporter ATP-binding protein, whose product MEKDYMLEIDDLHVYYDNIHALKGISLKVKQGEVVSLIGANGAGKTTTLQTISGLIQSKKGKIRFQGEDITKSPSHLICKKGIAQVPEGRRIFAKLLVKDNLKLGAFTVDDTPENLEKDRAKFYEVFPRMSERKNQMAGTLSGGEQQMLAMGRALMSRPKLLILDEPSMGLSPLFVKEIFGVIKRLKEAGVTILLVEQNAKMALSVADYAYVIETGKITMEGKAKELLHNPDVKKAYLGA is encoded by the coding sequence ATGGAAAAAGATTATATGTTAGAAATTGATGATTTACACGTATATTATGATAATATTCACGCTCTAAAAGGAATCTCATTAAAGGTTAAACAGGGAGAGGTAGTATCTTTAATAGGAGCAAATGGTGCTGGGAAAACTACAACTCTACAGACTATATCTGGACTTATTCAATCTAAAAAAGGAAAGATAAGATTTCAGGGAGAAGATATTACTAAATCACCATCACATCTTATCTGCAAAAAAGGAATTGCTCAGGTACCAGAGGGAAGAAGAATTTTTGCAAAACTATTAGTTAAAGATAATCTTAAACTTGGAGCATTTACAGTAGATGATACACCTGAAAATCTGGAAAAAGATAGAGCTAAATTTTACGAAGTTTTCCCAAGAATGTCAGAGAGAAAAAATCAGATGGCTGGTACACTATCTGGTGGGGAACAACAGATGCTTGCAATGGGAAGGGCTCTTATGAGCAGACCTAAGCTTTTAATTTTAGATGAACCATCTATGGGTCTTTCTCCTCTTTTTGTAAAGGAGATATTTGGAGTTATAAAAAGACTTAAAGAGGCTGGAGTTACAATTTTACTAGTTGAACAAAATGCTAAAATGGCACTTTCAGTTGCAGACTATGCCTATGTTATTGAAACTGGTAAAATCACTATGGAAGGAAAAGCAAAAGAACTTTTACATAATCCAGATGTTAAAAAAGCCTATTTAGGGGCATAA
- a CDS encoding GNAT family protein: protein MKIELKRLTEEYKDELIYICNNIDRKYLSNRMPKPYKDSDADWWLDYVGKNEGKDGLFRIIAVDGKLCGMISIERREDIYTKEGSLGYCLLTDYWGKGIMTKATEEICKLAFNQLDIIKIMATTFKDNIGSRKVIEKNGFKLEGIREKSIYKDDIVYDEYLYGKLKDNNKAYL, encoded by the coding sequence ATGAAAATTGAACTAAAAAGATTAACAGAAGAATACAAAGATGAGTTAATATACATTTGTAATAATATAGACAGGAAATATTTATCAAACAGAATGCCAAAACCTTATAAAGATTCAGATGCAGACTGGTGGCTGGATTATGTTGGGAAAAATGAGGGAAAAGATGGACTGTTTAGAATCATTGCTGTAGATGGGAAACTTTGTGGGATGATAAGTATTGAAAGAAGAGAAGATATCTATACCAAAGAGGGCTCTTTAGGTTATTGTCTTTTGACTGATTATTGGGGAAAAGGTATAATGACTAAAGCAACAGAAGAGATTTGTAAATTAGCATTTAACCAACTGGATATTATTAAAATAATGGCAACTACCTTTAAAGATAATATTGGTTCAAGAAAAGTAATTGAAAAAAATGGGTTTAAGTTAGAGGGTATAAGAGAAAAATCCATATACAAAGATGATATAGTCTATGATGAATACCTTTATGGAAAATTAAAAGATAATAATAAAGCCTATTTATAA
- a CDS encoding branched-chain amino acid ABC transporter permease, protein MDRTKKWSYFLTLLFIVAGYFILTTLISTKVISRYQTTVMIFICINIILAVSLNITVGCLGQITIGHAGFMSVGAYAAALFAKSGLMSGLPGYIVALIIGGIVAGIIGIIIGIPALRLYGDYLAIITLAFGEIIRVLIEYFHFTGGAQGLRKIPRFNNFGIIYIIMVVCVIMMFSLMTSRHGRAILAIRDDEIASGASGINTTYYKTFAFTVSAIFAGVAGGIYAHNLGILGAKQFDYNYSINILVMVVLGGMGSFTGSIISAIVLTILPEVLRGFADYRMIVYSLLLILTMIFRPTGLLGRKEFQISKIVNRFLKKKEVSDE, encoded by the coding sequence ATGGATAGGACAAAGAAATGGAGTTATTTCCTAACTCTTTTATTTATAGTTGCTGGTTACTTTATTCTTACAACCTTAATCAGTACAAAGGTTATTTCAAGATATCAAACTACTGTTATGATTTTTATCTGTATTAATATAATTTTAGCTGTGAGCTTAAATATCACAGTAGGGTGTCTGGGACAGATTACAATTGGACATGCTGGATTTATGTCAGTAGGAGCTTATGCAGCTGCACTATTTGCAAAATCTGGTCTTATGTCTGGGCTACCTGGATATATTGTAGCTCTTATAATTGGTGGTATAGTTGCAGGAATAATTGGTATCATTATCGGTATCCCTGCTTTGAGACTTTACGGAGACTATCTTGCTATTATAACTTTGGCATTTGGTGAGATTATAAGAGTTTTAATTGAGTATTTTCACTTTACAGGTGGAGCACAGGGACTTAGAAAAATCCCTAGATTTAATAATTTTGGAATTATCTATATTATCATGGTTGTATGCGTAATTATGATGTTTTCACTTATGACCAGCAGACATGGTAGAGCTATTCTTGCTATTAGAGATGATGAAATTGCAAGTGGAGCTTCAGGAATCAATACAACTTATTATAAAACATTTGCCTTTACAGTGTCTGCAATATTTGCTGGGGTAGCTGGTGGAATATATGCACATAACTTAGGTATTTTAGGTGCAAAACAGTTTGACTATAACTATTCAATCAATATTCTGGTTATGGTAGTACTTGGAGGAATGGGAAGTTTTACAGGTTCAATCATTTCTGCAATTGTTCTTACAATACTTCCTGAAGTGTTAAGAGGCTTTGCAGACTATCGTATGATTGTATATTCACTGCTTCTAATTCTTACAATGATATTTAGACCAACAGGATTACTTGGTCGTAAAGAATTTCAGATTTCTAAAATAGTTAACAGATTTTTAAAGAAAAAGGAGGTTTCAGATGAGTAA
- a CDS encoding restriction endonuclease: MSIFALKVSEDMRNTVFTSLKDEGIARFTWSYVEEGNLLTIREQINNSGWNSLNNHQKDCWKANFMLNIQPNDYIVYINVPSYGECTIAHVTSEYFWGWDKYKMDGSHCLHIDKDSIQVFNRNDEGIPSNLSRRFKLQGKYWKIYLEKEFAKLVDDLKKGNLSGKNATPESRLTSCINSNVKPYLAKICEELQKFHTGKHLEELIASILRNIPNVENVQIKSGTSDKGGDIIFEYKNELGDILGFQKIEKVAIQVKSYEGTISNTQAIEDLRNVFNYDDKITTGIIMTTATLVDENFDKKLSDLQEEFPEKNVSIIHGSDFANWILKYGYSKEN, encoded by the coding sequence ATGAGTATATTTGCTTTAAAAGTTTCAGAAGATATGAGAAATACTGTCTTCACATCATTAAAAGATGAAGGTATAGCACGTTTTACCTGGTCTTATGTAGAGGAAGGAAATCTTTTAACTATTAGGGAACAAATAAATAATAGTGGATGGAATAGTTTGAATAATCATCAAAAAGATTGTTGGAAAGCTAACTTTATGTTAAATATTCAACCTAATGACTATATTGTATATATTAATGTTCCTAGTTATGGAGAGTGTACTATTGCTCATGTTACTAGTGAGTATTTCTGGGGTTGGGATAAATATAAAATGGACGGAAGCCATTGTTTACACATAGATAAAGATTCTATTCAAGTATTCAATAGAAATGATGAAGGGATACCTTCTAATTTATCTAGAAGATTCAAACTTCAAGGAAAATATTGGAAAATTTATTTAGAAAAGGAATTTGCCAAACTGGTTGATGATTTAAAAAAAGGAAATTTGAGTGGAAAAAATGCTACTCCTGAAAGTAGACTAACTAGTTGTATTAATTCTAACGTTAAACCATATTTAGCTAAAATTTGTGAAGAGCTACAAAAATTCCATACTGGAAAACATTTAGAAGAATTAATTGCAAGTATATTAAGGAATATTCCCAATGTTGAAAATGTACAAATTAAATCAGGAACTTCAGATAAGGGTGGAGACATCATATTTGAATATAAAAACGAACTAGGAGATATTTTAGGTTTTCAAAAAATTGAAAAAGTAGCTATTCAGGTAAAATCATATGAAGGTACTATTTCTAATACACAAGCTATAGAGGATTTGAGAAACGTATTTAATTATGATGATAAGATTACTACTGGCATTATCATGACTACAGCAACTCTAGTAGATGAAAACTTTGATAAAAAATTATCAGATTTACAAGAGGAATTTCCTGAAAAAAATGTTTCCATTATCCATGGAAGTGATTTTGCTAATTGGATTCTAAAATATGGATATAGTAAAGAAAATTAA
- the tehA gene encoding dicarboxylate transporter/tellurite-resistance protein TehA has protein sequence MENKSGSFMMPTSYFGISLGLFSLGLAYRYAAKAAGVPFLFSEVLLILAASIWIVFIGIYIYRLFYRGDTAYAELKNPIQGCFISLIPITTILLGVAVIPLSRIFAEILIFSGIIGQLIFSSYHTGEMWRGIHSITATTPVIYLPTIAAGFASAIGAGALGYDKLGMLFFGAGMFSWISFEAVTLQRLRTEELASKIRPVIGIQLAPAFVACAAYLSINGGKVDVFAQMLIGYGLLNFFFLVRLFYWVIEDGFTTGFWAFSFGLESMANTGMHMFVQYKGDIVSTIGLIMFIVASILIALLLLITLKLIFKGKFFVK, from the coding sequence ATGGAAAACAAATCAGGATCATTTATGATGCCAACAAGTTATTTTGGTATTTCATTGGGATTATTTAGTCTGGGACTTGCCTACAGATATGCAGCTAAAGCTGCTGGAGTCCCTTTTTTATTTTCTGAGGTACTTCTGATATTGGCAGCATCAATTTGGATTGTCTTTATTGGAATATATATCTATAGATTATTTTATAGAGGAGATACAGCTTATGCAGAGTTAAAAAATCCAATTCAAGGTTGCTTTATAAGCCTTATCCCTATTACAACTATTCTTTTAGGAGTAGCTGTTATTCCACTATCAAGAATTTTTGCAGAAATATTAATTTTTAGCGGAATAATAGGGCAACTTATCTTTTCTTCTTATCATACAGGTGAAATGTGGAGAGGAATTCACTCTATAACTGCCACAACTCCTGTTATTTATCTGCCAACTATTGCTGCAGGTTTTGCAAGTGCAATTGGTGCAGGAGCACTTGGATATGATAAACTTGGTATGTTATTTTTTGGAGCTGGAATGTTCTCATGGATTAGTTTTGAAGCAGTAACACTTCAAAGATTGAGAACAGAAGAATTGGCATCTAAAATAAGACCAGTAATAGGAATTCAACTTGCACCAGCATTTGTTGCATGTGCAGCTTATCTGAGTATAAATGGTGGAAAAGTTGATGTATTTGCTCAAATGCTTATAGGATATGGACTACTTAACTTTTTCTTTCTTGTAAGACTATTTTACTGGGTAATTGAAGATGGTTTTACAACAGGTTTCTGGGCATTTTCATTCGGTCTTGAATCTATGGCAAATACTGGAATGCATATGTTTGTACAGTATAAAGGAGATATTGTTTCAACTATTGGTCTTATAATGTTTATTGTAGCATCTATATTAATTGCATTGCTTTTACTTATTACATTAAAACTTATATTTAAAGGTAAATTCTTTGTAAAATAA